In Endozoicomonas sp. GU-1, one DNA window encodes the following:
- the glgB gene encoding 1,4-alpha-glucan branching protein GlgB produces the protein MPKKKLMDAELPPVTQSLSQVMHASPFSILGIHPGQSGSGLTIRAWHPDAECIEVVQESTGKSLGRMNRLANGLFELSFPQRKKVFYYLLNITLKDGTEELRFDPYQFGEYTLCQRDIDPLHLYRHLGALKVEHAITRQRSVSGVLFKVYAPHARSVSVIGDFNQWDGRCHPMASADDGIWRLFVPGVAEGALYKYELHDQNGQLLPEKTDPFGHKVEQWPGLASIVQTESTFTWSDSQWLNKRQLNHNKPMSVYEVHLGSWKKSNDGGFKNYRELADELIPYIQKTGFTHIELLPIAEHPLYESWGYQPVGLFAPTSRYGTPDDFRYLVDQCHQHNIGVILDWVPAHFPQDEHGLFRFDGTVIYEYEDPQRGWHPDWKSCIYNYGSPWVQDFLISNALYWLDEFHIDGLRVDAVASMLYLDYSRKQGEWTPNHLGGNEHLEAVAFLQRLNTEVHRLHPHCMMIAEESTSWPCVSRPGHPQSLGFDYKWNMGWMHDTLAYMKRDPIYRQHHHHEMTFSMVYAYNENFVLSLSHDEVVHGKGTILSRMPGDDWQRFANLRAYYGFMFGHPGKKLMFMGSEFGVTNEWNPAESLNWNLLEQGPYHQGMLAMISELNTLYQGYPALHELDFDRDGFRWLILDDHGQSVFAFYRTDSAGKTIVVISNMTPFVRHDYTIGVPASGQWQEIFNSDEQRFGGSHIVNNTVSTRSGEWHNHPQSISLTLPPLATIMLTVDWAAD, from the coding sequence ATGCCCAAAAAAAAGTTAATGGATGCGGAACTGCCACCGGTAACCCAAAGCCTGAGCCAGGTGATGCATGCCTCGCCTTTTTCCATCCTGGGAATACACCCCGGGCAGTCCGGTAGTGGTCTGACCATCCGCGCCTGGCACCCCGATGCCGAGTGCATCGAGGTTGTGCAGGAAAGCACGGGCAAATCACTGGGCAGAATGAACCGACTGGCCAATGGTCTTTTTGAGCTGAGCTTTCCCCAACGGAAAAAAGTCTTTTACTATCTGCTCAACATCACCCTAAAGGATGGGACAGAAGAACTCCGCTTTGATCCCTACCAGTTTGGTGAGTACACCCTTTGTCAGCGGGATATCGACCCGCTCCATCTGTACCGGCACCTGGGTGCTCTGAAAGTGGAGCATGCCATTACCCGTCAGCGCAGTGTTTCAGGCGTGTTGTTCAAGGTCTATGCCCCCCATGCCCGTTCCGTCAGCGTGATCGGTGATTTCAACCAGTGGGATGGTCGCTGCCACCCCATGGCCAGTGCTGACGACGGTATCTGGCGGCTGTTTGTCCCGGGCGTTGCCGAAGGTGCCCTGTATAAATATGAGCTGCACGATCAGAATGGTCAGCTGCTGCCGGAAAAAACCGACCCCTTTGGCCATAAAGTGGAACAGTGGCCGGGCCTCGCCTCCATTGTACAAACGGAAAGTACCTTTACCTGGTCCGACAGCCAATGGCTGAACAAACGTCAGCTGAACCATAACAAGCCCATGTCGGTTTATGAAGTCCATCTGGGCTCATGGAAAAAATCGAACGACGGTGGTTTTAAAAATTACCGGGAGCTGGCCGACGAACTGATCCCGTATATCCAAAAAACGGGCTTTACCCATATCGAATTACTGCCCATTGCCGAGCACCCACTCTACGAATCCTGGGGCTATCAGCCGGTTGGGTTGTTTGCCCCCACCAGCCGCTATGGTACACCGGACGACTTCCGCTACCTGGTTGACCAATGCCACCAGCACAATATTGGTGTGATTCTGGATTGGGTTCCCGCCCACTTTCCACAGGATGAACACGGCCTGTTCCGTTTTGACGGAACCGTTATTTATGAATATGAAGACCCGCAACGGGGCTGGCATCCGGACTGGAAGTCCTGCATCTACAATTACGGTTCGCCATGGGTACAGGATTTTCTGATCAGTAATGCCCTGTACTGGCTGGATGAGTTTCATATTGATGGCCTGAGGGTGGATGCCGTGGCCTCCATGCTCTACCTGGACTACTCCAGAAAACAGGGCGAGTGGACACCCAACCATCTGGGCGGCAATGAACACCTTGAGGCCGTCGCCTTTTTGCAGCGCCTGAACACTGAAGTTCACCGACTGCATCCACACTGCATGATGATCGCCGAGGAGTCCACCAGCTGGCCCTGCGTATCACGCCCCGGACACCCACAGAGCCTCGGCTTTGATTACAAATGGAATATGGGCTGGATGCACGACACTCTGGCCTATATGAAGCGGGACCCGATTTATCGTCAGCATCACCACCATGAAATGACCTTCAGTATGGTGTACGCCTATAACGAGAACTTTGTGCTCTCCCTCTCCCACGATGAAGTGGTTCATGGCAAGGGCACGATCCTCAGCCGTATGCCGGGCGATGACTGGCAGCGCTTTGCCAACCTTCGGGCCTATTACGGGTTTATGTTCGGGCACCCCGGTAAAAAGCTGATGTTTATGGGCTCCGAGTTTGGTGTGACCAACGAGTGGAACCCGGCAGAAAGCCTGAACTGGAACCTGTTGGAGCAGGGCCCTTACCACCAGGGCATGCTGGCGATGATCAGTGAGCTGAATACGCTGTATCAGGGTTACCCGGCACTGCATGAGCTTGATTTTGATCGTGACGGTTTTCGCTGGCTGATACTGGACGACCATGGTCAAAGTGTTTTTGCCTTTTACCGAACAGACAGCGCAGGTAAAACCATTGTCGTTATCAGCAATATGACACCATTCGTAAGGCATGATTACACCATTGGCGTTCCGGCCAGTGGACAATGGCAGGAAATCTTTAACAGCGATGAGCAGCGCTTTGGTGGCAGCCATATTGTCAACAATACCGTCTCAACCCGATCAGGAGAGTGGCATAACCACCCCCAAAGCATCAGCCTGACTTTGCCGCCACTGGCGACTATTATGCTGACCGTTGACTGGGCGGCTGACTGA
- the lamB gene encoding maltoporin LamB: MGTILSSTFKHNIAGEQSFYLDSNMAFSVDQAKDWEEKSPAFREFNVQAKGVLGFAPEATLWAGKRFYKRQDVHLSDFYYWNVSGPGAGVENIDVGFANFSAAWIKSSTSFEYYKTNDNALKRENAQKFDLDQNIIDLRLENISTNTNGTLTVGLDYAFGNPTGSFAGGFAADGYDNEGKAKSKALAAVKESEMDDSGYMVTLEHTQSNFFGGFNKFVVQYATDAMTASGMGTNGQGVSELATDNLDGQDFYRIMDHGYVTLGDNVEMQYIASYNNLSFKDSNKDDQTWISVGARPIYFWNDIMSTALEVGYDQVENAFDNGDDSKLAKVTIAQQWSAGRGYWARPVIRVFGTYAKWNDESKGQIGGAAFADDTDGFTFGVQAETWW; encoded by the coding sequence ATTGGTACCATATTATCTTCAACCTTTAAGCACAACATAGCCGGTGAACAATCTTTTTACCTCGACAGCAACATGGCATTTAGTGTTGATCAGGCTAAAGACTGGGAAGAAAAGAGTCCTGCATTCCGTGAGTTCAACGTTCAGGCCAAAGGTGTTTTAGGCTTTGCTCCTGAAGCTACACTGTGGGCTGGTAAGCGTTTCTACAAACGCCAGGATGTTCACCTTTCAGACTTTTACTACTGGAACGTTTCCGGTCCGGGTGCAGGTGTAGAGAATATTGATGTTGGCTTTGCTAACTTCAGCGCCGCATGGATTAAGAGCAGCACTTCTTTTGAATACTACAAAACCAATGACAATGCACTTAAGCGTGAAAATGCACAAAAGTTCGACCTTGATCAAAACATTATTGATCTGCGTCTGGAAAATATTTCCACTAACACCAATGGTACGTTAACGGTTGGCCTTGACTATGCATTTGGCAACCCTACAGGTTCATTTGCCGGTGGCTTTGCAGCTGATGGTTATGATAATGAAGGTAAGGCAAAGTCGAAAGCATTGGCAGCTGTTAAAGAGTCAGAAATGGACGACAGCGGCTACATGGTCACTCTGGAACATACCCAGAGCAATTTCTTCGGTGGCTTTAACAAATTTGTTGTGCAGTACGCTACAGATGCGATGACAGCCAGTGGTATGGGAACCAATGGCCAGGGTGTTTCAGAGCTTGCAACCGACAATCTTGATGGCCAGGATTTCTACCGGATTATGGATCATGGTTACGTAACTCTTGGTGATAATGTAGAAATGCAATACATCGCGAGCTACAACAATCTGTCATTTAAAGACAGCAATAAAGACGACCAGACTTGGATCAGTGTTGGAGCCCGTCCGATTTACTTCTGGAACGACATCATGAGTACTGCTCTGGAAGTCGGATATGATCAGGTTGAAAATGCTTTTGACAATGGTGACGACTCTAAATTGGCCAAAGTAACCATCGCCCAACAGTGGTCTGCTGGCCGTGGCTACTGGGCTCGTCCTGTTATTCGTGTATTCGGTACCTACGCCAAGTGGAACGACGAATCCAAGGGGCAGATTGGTGGCGCTGCATTTGCAGACGACACTGACGGCTTCACCTTCGGTGTTCAGGCAGAAACCTGGTGGTAA
- a CDS encoding carbohydrate porin translates to MTKARLLPLAGAISAIVFSAAASAATVDFHGVVRSGVGLSAGGGDQEAFQAKGAASKFRLGNETETYGEIKLGSELFNNGEQGYVVLKG, encoded by the coding sequence GTGACCAAAGCAAGACTTCTGCCACTGGCTGGTGCTATTTCAGCTATCGTATTTTCTGCTGCTGCTTCTGCGGCGACTGTGGATTTCCATGGTGTGGTTCGTTCCGGCGTTGGCCTTTCTGCAGGCGGCGGGGATCAAGAAGCATTCCAGGCCAAGGGAGCTGCCTCAAAGTTCCGTCTGGGCAACGAAACCGAAACTTACGGTGAAATCAAGCTGGGTTCTGAACTGTTCAACAACGGTGAACAAGGCTATGTTGTGCTTAAGGGTTGA
- the ltrA gene encoding group II intron reverse transcriptase/maturase: MFVSTKQRRIAKLARDNQAMAFTSLNQYMDYNWLLQAYQLTRKDGATGVDNQTAEMYERQLESNLLNLLDRLKSGQYRAPALRRVYIPKGKGQKRSLGIPTFEDKVAQRAVAMLLEPIYEQDFYNCSFGFRKGKSAHHALQSLRSHIMRDGGQWVLDVDIQKYFDTIDHNQLRQFLARRVIDGVVRKLIDKWLKVGILESGQLCYPTMGTPQGGVISPLLANIYLHYVLDDWFIQTVQPRIQGRCSLTRYADDFVMVFQNPDDCRRIERVLPERFSVYGLTLHPEKTQRIDFRVQHRRENKRCGLPISFDFLGFTHYWGKTRKGGFAIFRKTAKGLVAKALKSFNEYCRKHKHDSLKEQYDKLNRKLRGHFAYFGITGNYKALKAVHRRVQRIWHKWLGRRSRTSYIPWEQFSQFLKRFPLTPPRILHQYYHGHQLVNQ; encoded by the coding sequence ATGTTTGTGTCAACGAAACAGAGACGGATAGCCAAACTGGCCAGAGACAACCAAGCCATGGCTTTCACCTCGCTAAATCAATACATGGACTACAACTGGCTTTTACAGGCCTATCAACTGACCCGCAAGGATGGTGCGACAGGCGTAGATAATCAAACGGCCGAGATGTATGAGCGACAGCTGGAGAGTAATCTCCTTAATCTGCTGGATCGACTGAAATCCGGTCAATATCGGGCCCCTGCGTTACGACGCGTTTATATTCCAAAAGGGAAAGGTCAGAAACGATCTTTGGGCATACCGACCTTCGAGGACAAGGTTGCCCAGAGAGCGGTGGCGATGTTATTGGAGCCTATTTACGAGCAAGATTTCTATAACTGCTCGTTTGGGTTCCGCAAAGGCAAGTCAGCGCATCATGCCTTACAAAGTCTACGTAGCCACATAATGCGAGATGGAGGTCAGTGGGTACTGGATGTGGACATCCAAAAGTATTTCGATACGATTGACCACAACCAATTAAGGCAGTTTCTTGCCAGAAGAGTAATTGATGGTGTGGTACGAAAACTGATCGATAAATGGCTGAAGGTCGGTATACTTGAGTCAGGGCAGCTCTGCTACCCGACAATGGGAACCCCTCAGGGTGGTGTTATTTCACCACTGCTAGCCAATATCTACCTGCACTATGTACTGGATGACTGGTTTATTCAAACTGTACAGCCAAGAATTCAGGGAAGGTGTAGTCTGACCCGCTATGCCGATGATTTTGTCATGGTGTTTCAAAACCCTGACGATTGTCGTCGAATAGAGAGGGTACTGCCTGAGCGTTTTAGCGTATATGGCTTGACACTGCACCCGGAAAAGACGCAAAGAATTGACTTTCGGGTTCAGCACCGGAGAGAAAATAAGCGTTGTGGACTTCCGATCAGCTTTGACTTCCTTGGGTTCACACATTACTGGGGTAAAACCCGGAAAGGTGGGTTTGCAATATTCCGGAAAACAGCCAAAGGGCTAGTAGCCAAAGCGCTGAAGTCATTCAATGAATATTGTCGTAAGCATAAACATGACTCATTGAAAGAACAGTACGACAAATTGAACCGGAAATTACGGGGACACTTTGCGTACTTCGGCATAACGGGAAACTACAAAGCCCTGAAAGCAGTACACCGTCGTGTACAAAGAATCTGGCATAAGTGGCTGGGCCGCCGATCACGGACAAGTTATATTCCGTGGGAACAATTCTCCCAGTTCCTGAAACGCTTCCCCCTGACACCGCCAAGAATCCTGCATCAGTACTACCATGGGCATCAATTAGTGAACCAGTAA
- the glgX gene encoding glycogen debranching protein GlgX: MDTPSATQTYSAFPGKTTPQGATLVNADLVAVPGNQSTGVNFSVYAPQAEQLFLSLFDARGNEEQLKMFPSAEGIWHLYIEGIIEGQHYGFRADGYWSPNTTPRFNKNKLLMDPYAREISGDVQWCQDIFDYISDDNDQWLFNEQDSATKMPRSVVRDATFDWQGVTHPHTPDQQSIYYETHLKGFTKTHPDIPEDIRGTYLGMCHPITIEYLKNLGITAVELLPVTYSTSEERLTHLGLSNYWGYNPLCMMAPHTPYAISDPVIEMKTMVRELHRAGIEVIMDVVFNHTCEGGHGGPFLSMRGLAETDYYHMNKHDGDISSENYSGCGNTINFDSHQTLRLTMDALRHWVVEYQIDGFRFDLAPTMARQHRNYSKDAPFFYAVSQDPILSQVKMIAEPWDIGPDGYHMTDFPSDWQSWNDRYRDTCRKFWKGSKGVQTEMAWRFSGSEDLFSEQSYLATVNYICSHDGFNLMDLVSYNQRHNLANGEDGRDGDEHNYSWNHGEEGVTDNPDINKARLRSRKNLVGMLMLAKGSPMLLAGDEFSNSQDGNNNAYCQDSPIAWLHWDWLHNTDSDGAQMHDFTRQMMHFRRNEPLLTDDLGHIEYQLHSPKGDVVDPLHFSERHCYTLTVKIHDPNDAEKGAIWVIMNAGKHVGRVLIPETGQFKHRMVVVNTDKESSFIHEPSVDQCSYEVQPHSLIMLKEMN; this comes from the coding sequence ATGGATACGCCGTCTGCCACCCAGACCTATTCCGCCTTTCCCGGAAAAACCACCCCACAGGGTGCCACCTTGGTCAATGCTGATCTTGTGGCAGTGCCAGGCAATCAGTCGACAGGGGTTAATTTTTCTGTGTATGCCCCGCAAGCAGAACAACTGTTTTTATCGTTATTTGATGCACGGGGGAATGAAGAACAACTGAAAATGTTTCCTTCCGCTGAGGGCATCTGGCACCTTTATATTGAAGGTATTATCGAAGGTCAGCACTATGGCTTCCGGGCAGACGGTTACTGGTCGCCCAATACAACGCCGCGCTTTAACAAGAACAAACTGCTGATGGATCCCTATGCCCGGGAAATCAGTGGTGATGTGCAATGGTGTCAGGACATTTTTGACTATATTTCAGACGACAATGATCAATGGCTCTTCAACGAGCAGGACAGCGCCACCAAAATGCCCCGCAGTGTTGTGCGTGATGCTACCTTTGACTGGCAAGGCGTAACCCATCCACACACTCCGGACCAGCAGAGCATTTATTACGAAACCCACCTCAAGGGATTCACCAAAACCCACCCGGATATTCCGGAGGATATTCGTGGTACCTATCTGGGCATGTGCCACCCCATTACCATTGAATATCTGAAAAATCTTGGCATTACTGCCGTTGAACTGCTGCCGGTTACCTACAGTACCAGTGAAGAGCGACTCACTCACCTTGGGTTATCCAATTACTGGGGTTACAACCCGCTGTGCATGATGGCACCGCACACGCCTTATGCCATTTCCGACCCGGTTATCGAGATGAAAACCATGGTACGGGAGCTGCACCGTGCTGGCATTGAAGTGATTATGGATGTGGTGTTCAACCATACCTGCGAAGGTGGCCATGGTGGTCCATTCCTGAGCATGCGTGGTCTGGCTGAAACCGACTACTACCATATGAACAAACACGACGGTGACATTTCCTCGGAGAATTACAGTGGTTGCGGCAACACCATCAACTTCGACAGCCACCAGACTCTGCGCCTGACTATGGATGCACTGCGTCACTGGGTAGTGGAGTATCAGATCGACGGTTTCCGTTTTGACCTGGCCCCCACCATGGCTCGTCAGCACCGTAATTACAGTAAAGATGCACCTTTCTTTTATGCCGTGAGCCAGGACCCGATCCTGAGCCAGGTAAAAATGATTGCCGAGCCCTGGGATATTGGGCCGGACGGTTATCACATGACCGACTTCCCCTCTGACTGGCAGTCCTGGAATGATCGTTACCGCGATACCTGCCGGAAGTTCTGGAAAGGCAGCAAAGGGGTACAAACTGAAATGGCCTGGCGTTTTTCCGGTTCAGAAGACCTGTTCAGCGAACAAAGTTATCTTGCCACCGTCAACTATATCTGCAGTCACGATGGCTTTAACTTAATGGATCTGGTTTCTTACAATCAGCGCCATAATCTTGCCAATGGTGAAGATGGGCGGGATGGTGACGAGCACAATTACTCCTGGAATCACGGTGAAGAAGGCGTCACTGACAACCCGGACATCAATAAAGCCCGCCTGCGCAGCCGGAAGAATCTGGTGGGCATGTTAATGCTGGCCAAAGGCTCACCCATGCTGTTAGCCGGTGATGAGTTCAGCAACTCTCAGGATGGTAATAATAATGCCTATTGTCAGGACTCCCCCATCGCCTGGCTACACTGGGACTGGTTGCACAACACCGACTCTGACGGTGCACAAATGCACGATTTTACCCGACAAATGATGCATTTTCGTCGCAATGAACCGCTGTTGACCGATGATCTGGGCCACATAGAATACCAGTTACATTCCCCGAAGGGTGACGTCGTTGACCCTCTTCATTTCAGTGAGCGCCACTGTTACACCCTGACGGTTAAAATTCATGACCCGAATGATGCTGAAAAAGGTGCTATCTGGGTCATCATGAACGCTGGCAAACATGTAGGCAGAGTGTTGATCCCTGAAACCGGTCAATTCAAACACCGGATGGTGGTGGTGAATACTGACAAAGAGTCTTCTTTTATTCACGAACCGTCTGTTGATCAGTGCAGCTATGAAGTTCAGCCGCACAGCCTGATCATGCTTAAAGAGATGAATTAA